A portion of the Acidobacteriota bacterium genome contains these proteins:
- a CDS encoding succinate dehydrogenase cytochrome b subunit, with protein sequence MSWLVNFYSSTLGKKAVMAITGIILFGFVLVHMIGNLKLYFGMHAGRYPLDVYGEWLRVIGVPGLPEGGALWIARLVLLAAVILHIDSAVRLTLANRRARPVGYEMRRTVAAKYAARTMRWGGVIIALFVVFHILDLTTGHVNPAFEEGAVHQNLVASLSRPLVSAFYILANLALGLHLYHGLWSMFQSLGLNHRKFNDWRRVFAIAFAVIVTIGNLSFPLAILMGVAK encoded by the coding sequence ATGTCCTGGCTGGTTAATTTCTATAGCTCAACCCTGGGGAAGAAGGCGGTGATGGCGATCACCGGCATCATCCTCTTCGGATTCGTTCTGGTTCACATGATCGGGAACCTGAAGCTCTACTTCGGAATGCATGCAGGTCGTTATCCGCTGGACGTTTACGGCGAATGGCTCCGGGTGATAGGGGTTCCAGGACTGCCGGAAGGCGGGGCCCTCTGGATCGCCCGTCTCGTTCTTCTCGCCGCGGTGATTCTTCACATCGATTCCGCCGTTCGCCTGACTCTGGCGAACCGGCGCGCTCGTCCGGTCGGCTATGAGATGAGAAGGACGGTCGCGGCGAAGTATGCCGCTCGGACGATGCGATGGGGAGGGGTCATCATTGCCCTTTTTGTTGTATTTCACATCCTCGACCTCACAACGGGACACGTGAATCCGGCATTCGAGGAGGGAGCGGTGCATCAGAACCTGGTTGCGTCGCTCAGCCGGCCGCTCGTGAGCGCGTTCTACATCCTGGCGAACCTCGCCCTGGGGCTCCACCTTTATCACGGATTATGGAGCATGTTTCAGTCGCTCGGTCTCAACCACCGGAAATTCAATGACTGGCGGCGGGTCTTCGCGATCGCGTTCGCCGTGATCGTGACGATCGGGAACCTCTCGTTTCCGCTGGCGATCCTGATGGGGGTGGCGAAGTGA
- a CDS encoding L,D-transpeptidase: MPLNLKSDRRAEERPESPDRRRTPRPPLWLNLAILLLAAIVFLISSWHRRALAEDFERVLASEQTSPVAINEVKDELAEMDLTEEQLRRELQAREQLIANLDDENFYLALDTEKKALMLQYADQVLREMPVEVGEQREIEGKDGKVWTFVPLKGAFEVVGKSYSPSWQVQEWVYLMKGEEVPSSLPAIKGGLGRYVIELPNDYMIHTTPSEESPLDGVKPGSFMVSESDMRAIWPRIGEGTKIYIY; this comes from the coding sequence ATGCCATTGAATCTCAAGAGTGACCGGCGGGCTGAAGAACGTCCGGAGTCGCCCGACCGGCGGCGCACCCCCCGGCCGCCGCTGTGGCTCAATCTGGCGATTCTTCTGCTGGCCGCGATCGTTTTCCTGATCTCGTCCTGGCATCGCAGAGCGCTGGCCGAGGATTTCGAGAGGGTTCTCGCGAGCGAGCAGACCTCGCCGGTCGCGATCAACGAGGTCAAGGACGAACTGGCGGAGATGGATCTGACCGAGGAGCAGTTGCGGCGCGAGCTTCAGGCTCGGGAGCAGCTGATTGCAAACCTCGACGACGAGAACTTCTATCTCGCGCTCGATACTGAGAAGAAGGCTCTGATGCTTCAGTACGCGGACCAGGTTCTCAGGGAGATGCCGGTCGAGGTTGGGGAGCAGAGGGAGATCGAGGGGAAGGACGGGAAGGTCTGGACATTCGTCCCTCTGAAAGGGGCTTTCGAAGTGGTCGGGAAGTCGTACTCCCCCTCCTGGCAGGTCCAGGAATGGGTGTATCTGATGAAGGGCGAAGAGGTGCCCTCCTCTCTGCCGGCCATCAAGGGAGGCCTCGGCCGCTACGTGATCGAGCTCCCGAACGATTACATGATTCATACGACGCCCTCCGAGGAAAGCCCTCTCGATGGCGTCAAACCCGGTTCCTTCATGGTCTCCGAGAGCGACATGAGAGCCATCTGGCCTCGCATCGGCGAGGGAACGAAGATCTACATCTACTGA
- a CDS encoding DUF4097 domain-containing protein, whose translation MKLKKTLFIVALLAALPLLAQNEPIVVPITDPGKPVTLQISRVNGSIEIEGADVSEIQIMLQTPEGREAKPRSDGLRRIPNVSMGLIAEEHNNVVKVALQPNAQSPVMLRVPRRVNLVASTVNGGHIRVRGLSGELELRNTNGAIYADDVSGTVVANTTNGPVRVRLLEVTNDRAMSFSSLNGDIDVTLPASTRANLQMKTNNGEILTDFDMNIQPSSATVKRGDTRARGGHRVEVDRNVIATINGGGAAYHFTTFNGDIIIRSRR comes from the coding sequence ATGAAACTGAAAAAAACTCTCTTCATCGTCGCGCTGCTGGCGGCGCTGCCGTTGCTTGCGCAGAACGAACCAATCGTCGTACCGATCACCGACCCCGGCAAGCCGGTCACCCTGCAGATCTCGAGGGTAAATGGAAGCATCGAGATCGAAGGAGCCGACGTCTCGGAGATTCAAATCATGCTGCAGACGCCGGAGGGGAGAGAAGCGAAGCCCCGAAGCGATGGCCTCCGAAGAATCCCGAACGTCAGCATGGGCCTGATCGCGGAAGAGCACAACAACGTCGTGAAGGTCGCGCTGCAACCCAATGCCCAGTCTCCGGTGATGCTGCGGGTGCCGCGCCGGGTCAACCTCGTCGCGTCGACCGTCAATGGCGGACACATCCGGGTGAGAGGTCTCAGCGGTGAGCTCGAGCTCAGAAACACCAATGGAGCAATCTATGCGGACGATGTCTCCGGAACCGTCGTCGCAAACACGACGAATGGTCCGGTACGCGTCCGTCTGCTCGAAGTCACCAACGACAGAGCGATGTCCTTCAGCAGCCTCAACGGCGATATCGACGTCACTCTGCCCGCATCGACCCGAGCCAACCTGCAGATGAAGACGAACAACGGCGAGATCCTCACTGACTTCGATATGAACATTCAGCCTTCCTCCGCTACGGTGAAGAGAGGGGACACGAGGGCCCGCGGAGGTCATCGAGTCGAGGTCGATCGCAACGTCATCGCGACGATCAACGGGGGTGGGGCCGCGTATCACTTCACGACCTTCAACGGCGACATCATCATCCGCAGCCGCCGGTGA
- a CDS encoding lytic transglycosylase domain-containing protein codes for MRNLMHIVSTSIAARRRRRAVDSLRTICRCQTHRRRSRLGRITAGITSVLVVILSITTPLGAEVFHPILTSASELLPFSASVEIVEIESEVRRPVAPRVHRWLHDRLTAETVRRAYFRDHVPYGSIIYEEAQRNGLRPELVAAVVKTESDFRPRLVSHKNALGLMQIIPSTGRWMGAGNLFNPDENIKTGARYLRYLHRRFEGDETLLLAAYNAGEGNVRRYGGVPPFDETRNYVGKVAISNAEYEARIRQSVAEWNRLALRLRD; via the coding sequence ATGAGGAATCTCATGCACATCGTATCGACATCGATCGCAGCGAGGAGACGCCGCCGCGCGGTCGACTCGCTCCGGACGATCTGCCGGTGCCAGACGCACCGCCGCCGATCCCGTCTCGGACGGATCACCGCAGGTATCACCTCCGTCCTCGTCGTCATACTTTCAATTACCACCCCGCTCGGCGCCGAGGTCTTTCACCCGATTCTGACGTCGGCTTCGGAGCTGCTCCCGTTTTCGGCTTCCGTCGAGATCGTCGAGATCGAATCGGAGGTACGGCGCCCGGTGGCGCCCCGCGTCCACCGCTGGCTTCACGACAGGCTCACCGCTGAAACCGTCCGGCGTGCCTATTTCCGGGATCACGTTCCTTACGGATCAATCATTTACGAAGAGGCTCAGCGAAACGGCCTGCGCCCCGAGCTCGTCGCGGCGGTCGTCAAAACCGAGTCGGATTTCAGGCCTCGGCTTGTTTCCCACAAGAACGCCCTCGGGTTGATGCAGATCATTCCCAGCACCGGCCGCTGGATGGGAGCAGGAAACCTCTTCAATCCCGACGAAAACATCAAAACCGGAGCCCGTTATCTCCGTTATCTCCATCGCAGATTCGAAGGGGACGAGACGCTCCTGCTCGCCGCCTACAACGCCGGTGAGGGAAATGTCCGCCGGTATGGAGGCGTCCCTCCGTTCGACGAGACCCGTAACTACGTCGGAAAAGTCGCCATCTCGAATGCCGAGTATGAAGCGCGGATCCGGCAGAGCGTCGCCGAATGGAACCGCCTCGCCCTGAGGCTTCGCGACTGA
- a CDS encoding succinate dehydrogenase/fumarate reductase iron-sulfur subunit, producing MKLTLYVWRQAGPRSKGRFERYEATDISPDASFLEMLDIVNENLTEKGEEPIAFDHDCREGICGSCGVMINGEAHGPKRGTATCQLHMRSFSDGDTIRIEPWRAGAFPVIRDLSVNRTAFDEIIQAGGFISVSTGSAPEANLTLVPKPVQEEAMDAAACIGCGACVAQCPNGAAQLFTAAKVSHLALLPQGEPERYRRVQDMVAVMEEYFGSCTNYAECEAVCPKDISIDFIAQMNRDWIRSRFSRPQTPKK from the coding sequence ATGAAATTGACTCTCTACGTCTGGCGTCAGGCAGGCCCCCGTTCAAAAGGCCGGTTCGAGCGTTACGAGGCGACGGACATCAGCCCTGATGCCTCGTTTCTCGAGATGCTCGACATCGTCAACGAGAATCTCACCGAGAAGGGGGAGGAGCCGATCGCGTTCGATCACGACTGCCGCGAAGGGATCTGTGGCTCCTGCGGCGTGATGATCAATGGCGAAGCACACGGCCCGAAGCGGGGAACGGCTACCTGTCAGCTCCACATGCGCTCATTCTCCGACGGTGACACGATCCGGATCGAGCCCTGGCGGGCAGGGGCGTTTCCGGTGATCCGCGATCTCTCGGTCAATCGCACGGCGTTCGACGAGATCATCCAGGCGGGAGGATTCATCTCGGTCTCGACGGGAAGCGCCCCCGAGGCGAATCTCACGCTGGTGCCGAAACCCGTTCAGGAGGAGGCGATGGATGCGGCGGCCTGCATCGGCTGCGGCGCATGCGTTGCGCAATGCCCGAACGGTGCGGCGCAGCTGTTCACCGCCGCGAAGGTCTCCCATCTCGCCCTGCTCCCACAGGGCGAACCGGAACGCTACCGCAGAGTTCAGGACATGGTTGCCGTCATGGAGGAGTACTTCGGCAGCTGCACCAACTATGCGGAATGTGAGGCCGTCTGTCCCAAGGACATCTCGATCGATTTCATCGCGCAGATGAACCGGGACTGGATCCGATCGCGTTTTTCCCGCCCCCAGACCCCGAAAAAGTGA
- a CDS encoding RNA polymerase sigma factor: MGNYELMDDDHGSDEDLMSAVRNGRFEEMEHLFERHHPALVAYCAKITGDRDLAKDMAQETFFRIFRSRESFEEGSRFTPWIYSVARNACLDHLRRRRPIAVDPAILDLKDESVLAPEHLEHRENLDRLENALLRLEPAKRELILLARDETKGYREIARSLGISLSSLKVRVHRAMKELRSIYREMEHELV; this comes from the coding sequence ATGGGAAACTATGAGCTGATGGACGACGACCACGGCAGTGACGAGGATCTGATGTCGGCGGTGAGGAATGGGCGCTTCGAGGAGATGGAGCACCTCTTCGAGAGGCACCACCCCGCCTTGGTCGCGTATTGCGCGAAGATCACCGGTGACCGGGATCTCGCGAAGGACATGGCGCAGGAGACGTTCTTCCGGATTTTCAGGAGCCGCGAATCCTTCGAGGAGGGATCGCGGTTCACGCCGTGGATTTACAGCGTCGCGCGAAACGCGTGTCTGGATCACCTCCGCCGCCGGCGACCTATTGCCGTGGACCCGGCGATTCTCGATCTGAAAGATGAATCGGTGCTCGCCCCCGAGCATCTGGAGCACAGGGAAAACCTCGACCGGCTCGAGAACGCACTTCTGCGTCTCGAGCCCGCGAAGAGAGAACTGATCCTTCTCGCACGCGATGAAACGAAAGGCTACCGGGAGATCGCGCGGTCTCTCGGAATCTCGTTGTCATCGCTCAAAGTGCGCGTCCATCGGGCGATGAAGGAACTGAGATCGATCTACAGGGAGATGGAACATGAGCTCGTGTGA
- a CDS encoding fumarate reductase/succinate dehydrogenase flavoprotein subunit produces MRVTSVGGNGLDGRVPKGPIENRWDEAKFTMKLVNPNNKRKFRVIVVGAGLAGASASATLGELGYEVSCFVFHDTPRRAHSIAAQGGINAAKNYQNDGDSIQRLFYDTVKGGDFRARESNVYRLAQVSVNIIDQCVAQGVPFAREYGGYLDNRSFGGAQVKRTFYARGQTGQQLLLGAYQALERQIAAGTVRMHTRTEMLDLIVVDGEARGIVVRDLVSGKISSHFADAVVLGTGGYSNVFYLSTNAKYCNATAIWRAHRKGAFFANPCYTQIHPTCIPQKGDYQSKLTLMSESLRNDGRIWVPKKKDDDRPPNQIPEEERDYYLERKYPSFGNLAPRDVASRAAKEVCDAGYGVGSSGRGVYLDFSSAIERLGKSTIGERYGNLFDMYADITADNPYETPMRIYPAPHYTMGGLWVDYMLMSNLPGLYVIGEANFSDHGANRLGASALMQGLADGYFVLPYTIGNFLATKLNRERPDPTAAARDAEAEVESRVSALLGTNGSRTVESFHRELGAIMWEGCGMARSEESLKDAMTRVRELKEQYWREVRVPGAAETFNQSLEKAGRVADFFELAELMCIDALDRDESAGGHFRVEHQTDDGEAKRNDERFQYVAAWEYTGDSSAPRLHKEQLEFEYVKPTVRSYK; encoded by the coding sequence GTGAGGGTGACCAGCGTCGGCGGCAACGGTCTGGATGGGCGCGTCCCGAAGGGCCCGATCGAGAATCGGTGGGATGAAGCGAAATTCACCATGAAGCTGGTGAACCCCAACAACAAGAGGAAGTTCCGGGTGATCGTCGTCGGAGCAGGGCTGGCTGGTGCATCCGCCTCGGCAACCCTTGGCGAGCTCGGATACGAGGTGAGCTGCTTTGTCTTCCACGACACCCCGAGGCGTGCTCATTCGATTGCCGCGCAGGGGGGGATCAACGCGGCGAAGAACTACCAGAATGACGGGGACAGCATTCAGCGGCTCTTCTACGACACGGTGAAGGGGGGCGACTTCCGGGCCCGGGAGTCCAATGTCTACCGGCTGGCCCAGGTCAGCGTGAACATCATCGATCAGTGCGTCGCGCAGGGGGTTCCGTTCGCTCGCGAGTATGGGGGCTACCTGGACAACCGGTCGTTCGGGGGAGCGCAGGTCAAGCGTACGTTTTATGCCCGGGGACAGACGGGACAGCAACTGCTGCTCGGCGCTTATCAGGCGCTCGAGCGTCAGATCGCGGCCGGGACTGTGAGAATGCACACCCGTACGGAGATGCTCGACCTGATCGTCGTCGACGGGGAGGCGAGGGGAATCGTGGTTCGCGATCTCGTCTCGGGGAAGATCTCGAGCCACTTCGCAGACGCAGTCGTCCTCGGAACGGGGGGTTATTCGAACGTCTTCTATCTCTCGACCAACGCGAAGTACTGCAACGCGACCGCGATCTGGCGGGCACATCGGAAGGGCGCCTTCTTCGCCAATCCCTGCTACACGCAAATTCATCCGACCTGCATTCCTCAGAAGGGTGACTATCAGTCGAAGCTGACGCTGATGAGCGAGTCCCTTCGAAACGACGGGCGGATCTGGGTTCCGAAGAAGAAGGACGACGATCGTCCTCCGAATCAGATCCCCGAGGAGGAGAGGGACTATTACCTGGAGCGGAAGTATCCGAGCTTCGGCAATCTCGCTCCACGAGACGTGGCGTCGAGGGCGGCGAAGGAGGTCTGCGATGCCGGATACGGAGTCGGCAGCTCCGGCCGCGGCGTCTACCTCGATTTCTCCTCGGCGATCGAGCGGCTCGGCAAGTCCACCATCGGCGAGCGTTACGGGAACCTCTTCGACATGTACGCCGACATCACGGCGGACAATCCCTACGAGACGCCGATGCGGATCTATCCCGCGCCCCATTACACGATGGGCGGACTCTGGGTCGACTACATGCTGATGAGCAACCTTCCGGGTCTCTATGTCATCGGAGAGGCGAACTTTTCCGATCACGGAGCCAACCGCCTCGGAGCGAGCGCCCTGATGCAGGGACTCGCGGACGGATACTTCGTGCTTCCCTATACGATCGGCAACTTTCTCGCGACCAAACTCAACCGGGAGAGGCCTGACCCGACGGCGGCGGCGAGAGATGCCGAAGCGGAAGTCGAGTCGAGAGTGTCCGCGCTGCTCGGAACCAATGGTTCCCGGACCGTCGAATCGTTCCACCGCGAGCTCGGCGCGATCATGTGGGAGGGATGCGGGATGGCTCGCAGCGAGGAGAGTCTGAAGGACGCGATGACCAGGGTCCGCGAGCTGAAAGAGCAGTACTGGCGCGAAGTGCGCGTACCGGGTGCCGCGGAGACCTTCAACCAGAGTCTCGAGAAGGCCGGCCGGGTTGCGGACTTCTTCGAGCTCGCCGAACTGATGTGCATCGACGCTCTCGATCGCGACGAATCGGCGGGCGGTCACTTCAGGGTTGAACATCAGACCGATGATGGAGAGGCGAAGCGGAACGACGAACGGTTCCAGTACGTCGCCGCCTGGGAGTACACGGGCGACAGCAGCGCACCGCGGCTCCACAAGGAGCAGCTCGAGTTCGAATACGTCAAGCCCACCGTGAGGAGCTACAAGTAA
- a CDS encoding EAL domain-containing protein produces MTTRQNADLSLRSGVRLKFAERVWKGSGRTEKLTIACIFVILYVLTDIATNVFELEPGVTRFYPPAGLAFAFFLIYGKRWAVAFLAAALASAMTARGFPGSLDSLVPMALAKLLVYLGAAELVRLRGFDPLLRRARDVYSLVAVAILAPIPIAVFANYVIYTGVVDPWTQSLEFWLGDFLGVLAIAPVVLLLWGEMELRKHERGSRAKPLDLRTMRDGAAPIVVVLLMAASCALVFSIEGSIGAAAYSLLLLPLLWAALKGGTKNAVFAVLTLIIASMIWQFVVRSSAETLIETQLLVATLAIASLFAGVAITSRQAIVSQLEASEAHLKQAESLAGLSSFEWDPISNRITVGHHVENLLGYELDPRSTTLDEIIECVDEIERSSVRGALMIALEQETPLDRVVTFRPADGSLARFHCRSAVRSDPGGRRRLVVMCRNVSSELEREKQFGRMEKRMRRFADVTKVVAWEARADNWRFTFIAPEIEQLLGYPREWWYRESFWTEHVHPDDRKRVENHYRNYPGETGPLAIEYRMLAAGGHIVWVHDVIESDPKASEPRLVHGFMFDVTNRRVAEERLRHVSLHDPLTGLPNRGLLRDRLHHALDRLGGTDELALLHVDLTRFKLINDSLGSAIGDDLLRRAARRLSRIVGTTNTVARVSGDEYMILIDVIDGVDKARELGRRIIEALTSRFEIQGHEIHVGANCGITIAGSGDNIEMVLSRADIALQQSKRSGESGVVVFESAMEKKFLRRKRTEDDLRTALDRSELLPFFQPIISLESGAITGVEALMRWRHPTRGILPPGNFIAVAEETGTITEIDLRILREGCRQLARWQRVEGRTNLSLSVNFSGLHFRSSAVVRKIQETLEETGIDPGTLHLELTESVLIGDSDTAMEVMNQVVDLGVEVHLDDFGTGYASLVYLQMFPFSAVKIDRSFVSSMLLQPKSLEVVRSIVALCHTLDLRVVAEGVEEVAHVNELKSLGCHLFQGFLISPALPSEEVTLLLDDDRFAGHKTRNGPATFSGF; encoded by the coding sequence ATGACGACGCGGCAGAATGCTGACCTGTCACTGCGGAGTGGTGTGAGGCTCAAGTTTGCCGAACGAGTCTGGAAAGGCTCCGGCAGGACGGAAAAACTCACGATCGCCTGCATTTTCGTCATCCTTTACGTCCTGACCGACATCGCGACGAACGTCTTCGAGCTGGAGCCGGGGGTGACCCGTTTCTATCCTCCCGCCGGACTCGCATTCGCCTTCTTTCTGATCTACGGAAAGCGCTGGGCGGTCGCTTTCCTCGCCGCAGCGCTGGCGAGCGCAATGACGGCCAGAGGTTTTCCGGGCTCTCTCGACAGTCTGGTGCCGATGGCGCTCGCAAAACTTCTCGTCTATCTCGGAGCGGCCGAGCTCGTGAGGCTGCGGGGCTTCGATCCGCTGCTCCGGCGCGCCCGGGACGTCTACTCCCTCGTCGCGGTAGCGATCCTGGCGCCGATCCCGATCGCCGTATTCGCGAACTACGTCATCTACACGGGAGTCGTCGATCCGTGGACACAGTCGCTGGAGTTCTGGCTGGGCGACTTTCTCGGAGTTCTCGCGATCGCTCCCGTCGTGCTGCTTCTATGGGGGGAGATGGAGCTCAGAAAGCACGAACGAGGTTCGCGCGCAAAGCCGCTCGATTTGCGGACGATGCGCGACGGGGCGGCGCCGATCGTGGTGGTCCTTTTGATGGCGGCGTCGTGCGCGCTGGTCTTTTCGATCGAGGGCTCGATCGGAGCTGCGGCATACTCGCTCCTTCTCCTGCCACTCCTCTGGGCCGCGCTGAAGGGGGGGACGAAGAACGCTGTTTTCGCCGTGCTGACGCTGATCATCGCCTCGATGATCTGGCAGTTCGTCGTCCGAAGCTCCGCCGAGACTCTGATCGAGACGCAGTTGCTCGTCGCGACTCTTGCAATCGCTTCGCTCTTCGCCGGAGTCGCGATCACGAGCAGGCAGGCAATCGTCTCCCAGCTGGAGGCGAGCGAGGCGCATCTGAAGCAAGCGGAATCGCTGGCCGGGTTGAGCAGCTTCGAATGGGACCCGATCTCCAACCGCATCACGGTCGGACACCACGTCGAGAATCTTCTCGGTTATGAGCTCGACCCACGCTCGACCACGCTCGACGAGATCATCGAGTGCGTCGACGAGATCGAACGTTCCTCCGTACGCGGTGCGCTGATGATCGCTCTCGAACAGGAAACGCCCCTCGATCGAGTCGTGACGTTCCGTCCCGCGGATGGATCGCTCGCCCGCTTCCACTGCCGATCGGCCGTTCGATCGGATCCCGGCGGAAGGCGAAGGCTCGTGGTGATGTGCCGGAACGTCTCATCCGAGCTCGAGCGTGAGAAACAGTTCGGGCGCATGGAAAAACGGATGCGCCGCTTCGCCGACGTCACGAAGGTCGTCGCATGGGAGGCTCGGGCGGACAACTGGCGGTTCACCTTCATCGCACCAGAGATCGAGCAGCTTCTCGGATACCCGCGTGAATGGTGGTATCGGGAATCCTTCTGGACCGAGCACGTCCACCCCGACGACCGGAAACGGGTCGAGAATCACTATCGGAACTACCCCGGAGAAACCGGCCCGCTCGCGATCGAGTATCGAATGCTGGCCGCAGGGGGACACATCGTCTGGGTTCACGACGTGATCGAATCGGATCCGAAAGCCTCCGAGCCGAGACTCGTCCATGGCTTCATGTTCGATGTCACGAATCGCCGCGTGGCCGAGGAAAGACTGAGACATGTGTCGCTGCACGATCCGCTCACCGGCCTGCCGAACCGCGGGCTGCTTCGGGACCGCCTTCACCACGCTCTGGATCGTCTCGGGGGCACCGATGAGCTCGCCCTGCTTCACGTCGACCTCACGCGGTTCAAGCTGATCAACGATTCCCTCGGAAGCGCAATCGGAGACGATCTGCTCCGCCGCGCCGCCCGTCGCCTCAGCCGGATCGTCGGAACGACGAATACGGTTGCCCGCGTCAGCGGAGACGAGTACATGATCCTGATCGACGTCATCGACGGCGTCGACAAAGCGAGGGAGCTCGGTCGCAGGATCATTGAAGCGCTCACGAGCCGATTCGAGATCCAGGGTCACGAGATTCACGTCGGCGCGAATTGCGGAATCACGATCGCCGGCTCCGGCGACAACATCGAGATGGTATTGAGCCGCGCGGACATCGCGTTGCAGCAGTCCAAACGCTCCGGCGAATCGGGTGTGGTCGTCTTCGAGTCGGCGATGGAGAAGAAGTTCCTCCGTCGCAAGCGAACCGAGGACGACCTCCGCACCGCCCTCGATCGAAGCGAGCTTCTTCCGTTTTTCCAGCCCATCATCTCACTCGAATCCGGCGCGATCACCGGCGTCGAAGCACTCATGCGCTGGCGCCATCCCACCCGGGGAATCCTTCCGCCGGGCAACTTCATCGCCGTCGCCGAAGAAACCGGGACGATCACCGAGATCGATCTTCGGATCCTCCGGGAGGGATGCCGTCAGCTGGCCCGGTGGCAACGCGTTGAGGGAAGAACCAATCTGTCGCTCTCCGTCAATTTCTCCGGACTTCATTTCCGGAGCTCCGCCGTCGTCCGCAAGATTCAGGAAACGCTCGAGGAGACCGGAATCGATCCGGGAACGCTGCATCTGGAACTGACCGAGAGCGTCCTGATCGGCGATTCCGACACAGCAATGGAGGTCATGAATCAGGTCGTCGATCTTGGCGTCGAAGTCCACCTGGACGACTTCGGGACGGGTTACGCCTCGCTGGTCTATCTCCAGATGTTCCCCTTCTCTGCGGTGAAGATCGATCGCTCCTTCGTCTCGTCGATGCTGCTCCAGCCGAAGAGTCTCGAGGTCGTCCGGTCGATCGTTGCGCTCTGCCATACGCTCGATCTGCGAGTCGTTGCGGAAGGAGTCGAGGAAGTCGCCCATGTCAATGAGTTGAAATCTCTCGGCTGCCATTTGTTTCAGGGCTTCCTGATCTCCCCCGCTCTCCCTTCCGAGGAGGTCACGCTCCTTCTCGACGATGATCGTTTCGCGGGACACAAAACCAGAAACGGACCGGCAACCTTCAGCGGCTTCTGA
- the trxA gene encoding thioredoxin, whose translation MAESKAVIEVNDENFKNEVIDSEIPVFVDFWAPWCAPCRFMAPALDEVAPEYEGKIKIAKVNTEENQQTPMSYGIMVLPTLVMFKKGEVVDRRQGAMNKGALKAFLDEHVDVN comes from the coding sequence ATGGCTGAGTCCAAAGCTGTCATCGAAGTCAATGACGAGAACTTCAAGAACGAAGTGATCGACTCCGAGATCCCGGTATTCGTCGACTTCTGGGCCCCCTGGTGCGCACCGTGCCGGTTCATGGCCCCCGCTCTCGACGAAGTGGCTCCGGAGTACGAGGGAAAAATCAAGATTGCCAAGGTCAACACCGAGGAGAATCAGCAGACCCCGATGTCGTACGGCATCATGGTTCTGCCGACGCTCGTCATGTTCAAGAAGGGTGAGGTCGTCGACCGGCGCCAGGGTGCGATGAACAAGGGGGCGCTCAAGGCGTTCCTCGACGAGCACGTCGACGTCAACTGA